A genomic window from Gossypium hirsutum isolate 1008001.06 chromosome D12, Gossypium_hirsutum_v2.1, whole genome shotgun sequence includes:
- the LOC107933009 gene encoding uncharacterized protein, whose protein sequence is MVKLYHVLLNHFLNHLRCLFDPVAIYSKTTAFHGLGVCSLVLFSPYMRKVQENLLQPQYIRNPVHQQTRAPSRMPKLLPQTHLQHVDEGTVERVMCGASIT, encoded by the exons ATGGTTAAATTATACCATGTCCTTCTCAACCACTTTCTCAACCATCTCAGGTGCCTCTTCGATCCAGTAGCTATCTACAGCAAGACGACGGCCTTCCATGGCCTTGGAGTGTGCAGCCTCGTTTTGTTCTCTCCATACATGAGAAAAG TGCAAGAGAATCTCCTTCAACCTCAATATATTAGAAACCCAGTTCACCAGCAAACCAGAGCGCCCTCTCGCATGCCAAAGCTTCTGCCACAAACGCATCTGCAACATGTAGATGAGG GGACAGTTGAACGGGTTATGTGTGGAGCATCCATAACTTGA
- the LOC121224689 gene encoding dof zinc finger protein DOF3.4 — translation MPSESGDQSRRLCKVLNPGAPPPEQEQLPCPRCDSTNTKFCYYNNYNFSQPRHFCKSCRRYWTHGGTLRDIPVGGGTKKNAKRSRTNTHATATTHNNFPLPATPVLLPISANQGSFGIGGESKGNGGGNGNICGSFTSLLNTQGPGFLALGGFGLGITPALEDVGFGLGRGIWAFSGMGDGAAVVGANGGGAAAATGMGNPWQFEGGETGFVDGGDCFSWPELAISTPGNGFK, via the coding sequence ATGCCATCAGAATCGGGAGATCAAAGCAGGCGTTTATGCAAGGTCCTAAACCCGGGAGCCCCACCACCAGAACAAGAGCAGCTACCTTGTCCACGTTGTGACTCCACTAATACTAAGTTCTGCTACTATAACAACTATAATTTTTCTCAGCCTCGTCATTTCTGCAAGTCCTGTCGTCGTTACTGGACTCATGGTGGTACCCTCAGGGACATCCCTGTTGGCGGTGGCACCAAGAAAAACGCTAAGCGTTCTCGCACCAACACCCATGCCACCGCCACTACTCATAATAACTTCCCATTACCTGCCACCCCGGTTTTGTTGCCAATCTCGGCCAACCAAGGAAGTTTTGGTATTGGTGGAGAGTCGAAAGGCAACGGGGGTGGTAATGGAAACATATGTGGAAGTTTTACCTCCTTGTTGAATACACAAGGGCCTGGTTTTCTGGCTCTTGGTGGGTTTGGGCTCGGTATTACTCCAGCACTTGAGGATGTTGGGTTCGGGCTTGGGAGAGGAATCTGGGCCTTTTCAGGAATGGGAGATGGAGCAGCCGTTGTTGGTGCCAATGGTGGTGGTGCTGCTGCTGCTACGGGAATGGGGAACCCATGGCAGTTTGAAGGTGGAGAAACTGGGTTTGTTGATGGTGGGGATTGCTTTTCTTGGCCTGAACTTGCTATTTCAACCCCAGGAAATGGGTTCAAGTGA
- the LOC107941058 gene encoding protein MAIN-LIKE 1-like: protein MAASLIRFDDKHIFAAQLVMVDNRVLNGFIHNMGKHTILDIRGHLQAVGFLHVSSMSGGCKPDLQLISALVERRRPETHTFHIPCGECTITLEDTTLQLGLSVDGTIITRFRIVLDKVTLYRSLLGKVPSKFEGDQISMNWFKANFDELLEDRTEEVIQQYDRAYIMRLIGGILMLEKSQNLMHVRWLRHVVDFNDRGKLSWGFFVLSTLYREMCQATNLRSTSIDGSRLL from the exons ATGGCAGCCTCCCTAATCCGCTTTGACGATAAGCATATTTTTGCCGCCCAATTAGTAATG GTGGATAATCGTGTTCTGAACGGCTTCATCCATAATATGGGAAAGCATACAATTCTAGATATTCGTGGCCACTTGCAAGCGGTTGGATTCTTACATGTGTCTAGCATGTCCGGGGGTTGCAAACCCGATTTGCAACTAATCAGTGCATTGGTGGAAAGACGGAGGCCCGAAACACACACTTTCCACATTCCATGCggcgagtgtacaatcacactggAAGACACAACGCTACAACTCGGTCTCTCAGTGGATGGGACAATCATCACGAGATTCAGGATCGTTCTGGACAAAGTGACCCTCTACCGATCACTATTGGGGAAGGTACCAAGCAAGTTCGAAGGTGATCAGATATCGATGAATTGGTTCAAAGCTAATTTCGACGAGCTCCTTGAAGATCGAACAGAGGAGGTGATACAACAATACGATCGAGCATACATCATGAGGTTAATCGGGGGCATTCTAATGCttgaaaaatctcaaaatttgatGCACGTAAGGTGGCTACGACATGTAGTGGACTTCAATGATCGCGGGAAACTAAGTTGGGGATTTTTCGTATTGTCCACGTTATACCGAGAGATGTGTCAGGCCACGAACCTGAGGTCAACGTCGATCGATGGTTCTCgactcttgtaa